A section of the Pseudanabaena mucicola str. Chao 1806 genome encodes:
- a CDS encoding NifU family protein yields MALTLTTENVENVLDELRPYLMSDGGNVELVEIEGPIVRLRLQGACGSCPSSAMTLRMGIERKLKEEIPDISEIEQVF; encoded by the coding sequence ATGGCTCTAACTTTAACCACTGAAAATGTAGAAAATGTTCTCGACGAATTGCGTCCCTATCTTATGTCCGATGGTGGCAATGTAGAATTAGTAGAAATTGAAGGTCCCATTGTGAGATTACGGTTGCAAGGTGCTTGCGGTTCTTGCCCTAGTTCGGCAATGACTTTGAGAATGGGAATTGAGCGCAAGTTGAAGGAAGAAATTCCTGATATTAGCGAAATCGAACAGGTTTTTTAA
- the sufR gene encoding iron-sulfur cluster biosynthesis transcriptional regulator SufR → MKTPIGVAEITPDLTLDPQDKQLDKSAEKSDAKSESKHDTKQDILQHLLKRGEVTAQDLADRLDISPQAIRKHLKDLETEGLIYHTTEQVGMGRPQFVYALTVAGRDRFPDSYNQFAINFLDTLIDTLGKEQVSEVLQKQWQRKAQNYRSQLGGGSLKQRIEKLAEIRRSEGYVTEWFPVEGKKQSFIFTEYNCAIAHVAESFPNVCGHELEMFATVLDCPVERTHWMVNGEHRCGYLIKDMADRDV, encoded by the coding sequence ATGAAAACTCCCATCGGTGTTGCTGAGATTACGCCAGATTTAACGCTAGATCCTCAAGATAAGCAGTTAGACAAGAGCGCAGAAAAAAGTGATGCTAAGTCTGAATCAAAACATGACACTAAGCAAGATATTTTGCAACATTTGCTCAAGCGTGGCGAAGTGACCGCCCAAGATTTAGCAGATCGACTAGATATTAGTCCTCAAGCAATTCGCAAACATTTAAAGGATTTAGAAACTGAGGGACTGATCTATCACACGACCGAGCAGGTGGGCATGGGTAGACCGCAGTTTGTGTATGCTTTGACAGTGGCAGGGCGCGATCGCTTTCCCGATAGCTATAACCAGTTTGCCATCAATTTCTTGGATACGCTGATTGATACATTAGGTAAAGAACAAGTGTCTGAGGTACTGCAAAAGCAATGGCAACGCAAAGCCCAAAATTATAGGTCACAACTGGGAGGAGGTTCGCTCAAGCAAAGAATAGAGAAATTAGCTGAAATCCGCCGTTCTGAAGGCTATGTAACGGAGTGGTTTCCCGTAGAAGGGAAAAAACAAAGTTTTATTTTTACAGAATATAATTGTGCGATCGCCCATGTGGCGGAATCCTTTCCTAATGTGTGTGGGCATGAATTAGAAATGTTTGCAACGGTACTAGATTGTCCAGTAGAGAGAACTCACTGGATGGTTAATGGTGAGCATCGGTGTGGATATTTGATCAAAGATATGGCTGATAGAGATGTATAG